The proteins below are encoded in one region of Halocatena salina:
- the pheT gene encoding phenylalanine--tRNA ligase subunit beta produces MPVVDIDTDELRQLAATEKDDDALKRDLFALGLEFEGETEEGELQFEFAPDRLDRLSVEGVARSLRYQYGHDRGVYVPTTNDSEWVIEVEESVPEQRPYVTGAVVRGLDMHEGELQSLIQLQEKLHATMGRQRAKGAIGVHDLTMLKGHHGGDSRAKSITYRGVEPDGDRFVPLDSDAELTPADVLSDHPTGQTYSELVTEYERYPAIYDDIGLFSFPPVINGRRTEVSTDSRDLFIELTGTDQWTIDKMCAIICYALDARGGRVERVTVDYPDRQLDRPDLSVTHKTVSHERIESVLGIDLSTDNVVDYLERAGLDADIGDDRTYEVAVPPYRVDVLHAIDIVDDIGRAYGFNDLEPRYPDVSTIGGCHDRTRREDAVRDVLAGLGFEDMLNFHLSSEQECFDRMNVEIDPGDSDAFGVNRPPMITEPYSEQYTIVRTWALPSLLMVLENNTHRSYPQDLSEIGLSARVDEREETKVHERRTVAAVLARTDASYEDAKARLQSVADALGVTLETPPTAHPSFLDGRTASVVLDGEHAGVIGELHPSVLVEHDLELPVAAFEFDLAAIE; encoded by the coding sequence ATGCCAGTTGTTGATATCGACACCGACGAACTCCGACAGCTCGCCGCGACCGAGAAAGATGACGATGCGTTAAAGCGCGATCTGTTCGCGTTGGGGTTGGAGTTCGAGGGAGAAACTGAAGAGGGTGAGCTCCAGTTCGAGTTCGCCCCCGACCGACTCGACCGTCTCAGCGTCGAAGGTGTGGCGCGTTCGCTCCGGTACCAGTACGGCCACGATCGAGGGGTGTACGTTCCGACCACCAACGATTCCGAATGGGTCATCGAAGTCGAAGAATCCGTTCCCGAACAGCGCCCGTACGTCACCGGTGCGGTCGTCCGTGGACTCGACATGCACGAGGGTGAACTCCAGTCTCTCATCCAACTGCAGGAGAAACTCCACGCAACGATGGGTCGCCAACGCGCGAAAGGAGCGATCGGGGTTCACGATCTCACGATGCTCAAAGGACACCATGGCGGCGACAGTCGCGCGAAGTCGATCACGTATCGAGGCGTCGAACCCGATGGCGACCGATTCGTTCCGTTGGATAGCGACGCCGAACTCACGCCTGCGGACGTGCTTTCGGATCATCCGACCGGCCAGACGTATTCCGAACTCGTCACGGAGTACGAGCGGTATCCCGCGATCTACGACGACATCGGGCTGTTCTCGTTCCCACCGGTTATCAACGGCAGACGGACGGAGGTCTCAACCGACTCCCGGGATCTGTTCATCGAACTAACCGGGACCGACCAATGGACCATCGACAAGATGTGTGCCATCATCTGCTACGCACTCGATGCGCGTGGTGGTCGTGTCGAGCGCGTTACGGTTGATTATCCCGACCGACAGTTGGACCGTCCGGACCTTTCGGTTACACACAAAACCGTCTCTCACGAACGCATCGAGTCAGTGCTCGGAATCGATCTCAGCACGGACAACGTGGTCGACTACCTCGAACGAGCTGGACTCGACGCCGACATCGGTGACGATCGAACCTACGAGGTCGCAGTTCCGCCCTATCGGGTCGATGTGCTCCACGCGATCGACATCGTCGACGACATCGGCCGGGCCTACGGCTTCAACGATCTCGAACCACGCTATCCCGACGTAAGCACCATTGGCGGCTGTCACGACCGCACACGACGAGAGGACGCAGTTCGTGACGTGCTTGCCGGGCTGGGCTTCGAGGACATGCTGAACTTCCACCTCTCAAGCGAACAGGAATGTTTCGATCGGATGAACGTGGAGATCGATCCAGGCGACAGCGACGCGTTCGGTGTCAATCGGCCGCCGATGATCACTGAACCGTACAGCGAGCAGTACACCATCGTTCGAACGTGGGCGCTTCCATCGCTTCTGATGGTACTCGAAAACAACACCCACCGGAGCTATCCACAGGACCTCTCCGAGATCGGACTGTCCGCCCGCGTCGACGAACGTGAGGAGACGAAGGTCCACGAACGCCGGACGGTCGCGGCGGTTCTCGCGCGCACCGATGCCAGCTACGAAGACGCGAAAGCCCGCCTTCAATCGGTCGCCGACGCGCTCGGTGTGACCCTCGAAACGCCGCCGACTGCCCATCCCAGCTTCCTCGACGGACGGACCGCTTCGGTGGTGCTCGATGGGGAACACGCTGGTGTTATCGGAGAACTCCATCCGTCGGTGCTCGTCGAACACGATCTCGAACTACCCGTCGCCGCCTTCGAGTTCGATCTGGCAGCGATCGAGTGA